One Hydrogenispora ethanolica genomic region harbors:
- the rimI gene encoding ribosomal protein S18-alanine N-acetyltransferase, producing the protein MAIRVEPMRLEDLEEVIQIEEVSFPTPWSRESFRYELLENQRAIYLAAKNDYGRVAGYVGMWVVFDEGHITNLATHPVYRRQGVGRALLERLFEVARENGVKYLTLEVRRSNLNAQELYQKLGFVHMGVRRKYYLDNNEDAFIMWKGPI; encoded by the coding sequence ATGGCCATCAGAGTTGAGCCAATGCGCCTGGAAGACCTGGAAGAAGTCATTCAAATCGAGGAAGTCTCCTTTCCCACGCCATGGTCGCGCGAGTCGTTCCGTTATGAGTTGCTGGAGAACCAGCGGGCCATCTATTTGGCGGCCAAGAACGATTATGGCCGGGTCGCCGGTTATGTCGGGATGTGGGTGGTCTTCGACGAGGGGCATATCACGAATTTAGCGACGCATCCGGTCTATCGCCGTCAAGGGGTGGGCCGGGCGCTGCTCGAAAGGCTGTTCGAGGTAGCCCGGGAGAATGGCGTCAAGTATTTGACCTTGGAAGTCCGGCGTTCCAATCTGAATGCTCAGGAACTCTATCAGAAGCTGGGCTTCGTCCACATGGGAGTCCGCCGCAAATACTATCTCGACAATAATGAGGACGCCTTTATCATGTGGAAGGGTCCCATCTGA
- a CDS encoding diguanylate cyclase — protein sequence MEAAKVLIVDSDKRMVELAVIKLSNAGYWVMTAASGAEGLNKLRGTPPDLLLVNPALAAGDGYELIREARSLPELRGLPVILLADPHFDEERFRNAAVKVEEMLVKPFAPKTLLHRVNAQILQSRLLRQLNPLTVLPGKVHLQERLRNINRDGERFDIIFIDLKDFKVYNKYYGFEQGDRVIRFLADLLREESDRRRAADPELYHLGGDDFCVVLAPGAAEAFCEAVKERFDEGIPQYYLEEDRNRGGLVVSNRQGFIEQWPVMSIACGIVGNGQRVVQDWLEAEAIGSELLHYVKTIPGSNYLRDRRRS from the coding sequence ATGGAAGCGGCCAAGGTCCTGATTGTCGATTCCGATAAACGAATGGTGGAACTGGCGGTGATCAAGCTTTCCAACGCGGGATACTGGGTGATGACCGCCGCCAGCGGCGCGGAGGGACTGAATAAGCTGCGCGGCACCCCGCCCGACCTGCTGCTGGTCAATCCCGCCCTCGCCGCCGGCGACGGCTACGAGCTGATCCGGGAGGCCCGCTCCCTGCCCGAACTTCGCGGCCTCCCCGTCATCCTGCTGGCCGACCCGCACTTTGACGAAGAGCGGTTCCGGAATGCCGCGGTCAAGGTCGAGGAGATGCTGGTCAAGCCCTTTGCCCCCAAGACCCTGCTGCACCGGGTGAATGCCCAGATTCTCCAGTCCCGGCTGCTGCGGCAGCTGAACCCCTTGACCGTGCTGCCCGGGAAGGTCCACCTCCAAGAGCGCCTGCGCAATATCAACCGCGATGGGGAACGTTTTGACATCATCTTTATCGATCTCAAGGATTTTAAGGTATATAATAAATATTACGGGTTCGAACAAGGCGACCGGGTGATCCGCTTCCTGGCGGACCTGCTCCGGGAGGAGTCGGACCGCCGGCGGGCGGCCGATCCGGAGCTGTATCACCTGGGCGGCGATGATTTCTGCGTCGTCCTGGCACCGGGAGCGGCCGAGGCGTTTTGCGAAGCGGTGAAAGAGCGGTTCGACGAAGGAATCCCCCAGTATTACCTGGAAGAGGATCGAAACCGTGGCGGGCTGGTCGTTTCCAATCGGCAAGGTTTTATCGAGCAGTGGCCGGTGATGTCCATCGCCTGCGGCATCGTCGGCAACGGGCAGCGCGTCGTCCAGGACTGGCTGGAAGCCGAGGCCATCGGGAGCGAGCTCCTGCATTACGTGAAGACCATTCCGGGCAGTAATTACCTGCGGGACCGGCGCCGTTCATAA
- the tsaE gene encoding tRNA (adenosine(37)-N6)-threonylcarbamoyltransferase complex ATPase subunit type 1 TsaE: MKTWNIDSERAMLDLGERLGERLQPGDLLFLSGDLGAGKTTLTKGIAQGLEVTAAVTSPTFQLRKGYAGRIRLNHLDLYRLEKPSELAMLEPDELFEEGVTVVEWGDLLKANFPHDHLDVAIEYGPAEGERRVTLRPAGQRFDDLIKEL, from the coding sequence ATGAAAACCTGGAATATCGATTCGGAACGAGCGATGCTGGATTTGGGGGAGCGTCTGGGTGAGCGTTTGCAACCCGGAGATCTCCTTTTTTTATCGGGCGATTTGGGAGCGGGCAAGACTACTTTGACGAAGGGGATCGCTCAAGGCCTTGAGGTAACCGCCGCAGTAACCAGTCCGACCTTTCAATTACGGAAGGGTTACGCCGGACGGATTCGTCTGAATCATCTCGATCTCTACCGGTTGGAGAAGCCGAGTGAGCTTGCCATGCTTGAACCGGACGAATTGTTTGAGGAAGGGGTCACCGTAGTGGAATGGGGCGATCTGCTCAAAGCGAATTTTCCCCATGATCATTTGGATGTGGCCATCGAATACGGGCCGGCGGAGGGAGAACGCCGGGTGACGCTCCGGCCGGCGGGTCAACGCTTTGATGATTTGATAAAGGAGTTATAA
- a CDS encoding CopG family ribbon-helix-helix protein, whose protein sequence is MQAKRIAVSMPESLLQEVDGIVRRETGNRSAFVREAVLLLIEERRQRERFEKYRIAYQKMGKLNLLLAEDGMEAVSQELESYENYLAKRE, encoded by the coding sequence ATGCAGGCGAAGCGAATCGCGGTCAGTATGCCCGAGAGCCTCCTCCAAGAGGTGGACGGGATCGTCCGCCGGGAAACGGGAAATCGTAGCGCCTTCGTCCGCGAGGCGGTGTTGCTGCTGATTGAGGAACGCCGTCAGCGAGAGCGGTTCGAAAAGTACCGGATCGCTTATCAAAAGATGGGCAAGCTCAACCTGCTGCTCGCGGAGGACGGAATGGAAGCTGTTTCTCAAGAACTGGAAAGCTACGAAAACTATCTGGCGAAAAGGGAATAG
- a CDS encoding type II toxin-antitoxin system PemK/MazF family toxin translates to MVRRGEIYYANLNPVLGSEQGGLRPVLIIQNDIGNTYSPTTIIAAITSRIKRAKLPTHIEISADRCHLEKDSVILLEQLRTIDKQRLKERITHLDEETMGIVNQALEISLGLRQLN, encoded by the coding sequence ATGGTCCGTCGCGGAGAGATCTATTATGCCAATTTAAACCCGGTCCTCGGTTCGGAACAGGGCGGTCTCAGACCGGTCCTGATCATTCAGAACGACATCGGCAATACCTATAGCCCGACCACCATCATTGCCGCCATTACTTCGAGGATTAAACGCGCCAAATTACCCACGCATATCGAGATCAGCGCCGACCGGTGTCATTTGGAAAAAGACTCGGTCATCCTCCTGGAGCAGTTGCGCACCATTGATAAACAGCGGTTGAAAGAGCGGATTACGCATCTCGACGAAGAGACGATGGGGATTGTCAATCAAGCGTTGGAGATTAGTTTGGGACTACGCCAATTGAACTAA
- a CDS encoding thiamine diphosphokinase — protein sequence MKRALIVGGGPVDPRQLREELARKPELIIAADRGGHALLGVGRHPHLAVGDFDSLPEADRSALAAAGVRMLSFPAAKDETDLELALDSAVAEGAEDIRILGGLGRRIDHTLGNIGLLLRAAELGSAARLLDPDHELLLAGRALTLPARPGWALSLIPLTPKVCGVRTGGLAFPLCGEELYLARPRGIHNEFCAATATIEVAEGILLVVLFRESPVPG from the coding sequence ATGAAGCGGGCGTTGATTGTCGGCGGCGGGCCGGTGGATCCCCGGCAGCTCCGCGAGGAATTGGCGCGAAAGCCGGAACTGATCATTGCCGCCGATCGCGGCGGCCATGCCTTGCTTGGGGTGGGCCGGCATCCCCACCTGGCGGTGGGCGATTTTGATTCGCTGCCTGAGGCCGACCGGTCCGCCCTGGCTGCCGCCGGAGTCCGGATGCTTTCGTTTCCGGCCGCCAAGGACGAGACCGATCTGGAGCTGGCGTTGGATTCGGCGGTGGCGGAAGGAGCGGAGGATATTCGCATTCTGGGCGGACTGGGCCGCCGGATCGATCATACGCTGGGCAATATCGGGCTGCTGCTGCGTGCGGCCGAACTGGGCAGCGCGGCGCGGCTGCTCGACCCGGACCATGAGTTGTTGCTGGCCGGTCGCGCCCTCACCTTGCCGGCGCGGCCGGGCTGGGCGCTGTCGTTGATCCCCTTGACTCCCAAGGTATGCGGAGTCCGAACCGGCGGACTGGCTTTTCCCTTATGTGGCGAAGAGCTGTACTTGGCGCGCCCGCGCGGGATTCATAACGAGTTTTGCGCCGCCACGGCAACCATTGAAGTGGCCGAAGGAATCCTGCTGGTCGTCTTGTTTCGGGAGTCGCCCGTCCCGGGATGA
- the tsaB gene encoding tRNA (adenosine(37)-N6)-threonylcarbamoyltransferase complex dimerization subunit type 1 TsaB → MLILGIETATPWGSVALLDDDQVVLEVSLKAGKGGGEYLLALLDRLIRKAGASLAEVRLIAVGNGPGSYTGIRVGLAAVQGLAAALQIPVAQFSTLRIMAENGRAAAEWVASLIDARRGDVYAALYQRTPEGLREIIAPEAVAAAEFRQKLAALPEVLLCGDGGKSYAELWREHGNLRIGPPIWDRPLASQAGLLGLAAWRSGETLPPDRLGPSYLRRVEAEVRLEERIHGHQS, encoded by the coding sequence ATGCTGATTCTGGGGATTGAGACCGCCACTCCGTGGGGGAGCGTCGCGCTCTTGGATGACGACCAAGTCGTACTGGAAGTATCGCTCAAGGCGGGTAAGGGCGGCGGCGAATATCTGTTGGCCCTTTTGGACCGTTTAATCCGTAAAGCCGGGGCGAGCTTGGCGGAGGTAAGGCTGATCGCCGTGGGGAACGGGCCGGGATCCTATACCGGAATCCGGGTCGGATTGGCTGCGGTGCAAGGTCTGGCCGCTGCGTTGCAGATCCCGGTGGCGCAATTTTCCACGCTGCGGATCATGGCGGAGAACGGCCGTGCCGCGGCCGAATGGGTCGCATCCCTGATCGACGCCAGGCGCGGCGATGTTTACGCGGCGCTCTATCAACGCACTCCCGAGGGGCTGCGGGAGATCATCGCTCCCGAGGCGGTAGCCGCGGCGGAGTTTCGGCAAAAGCTGGCCGCTTTGCCGGAAGTGCTGCTCTGTGGCGACGGCGGCAAGAGCTATGCGGAACTGTGGCGTGAGCACGGCAACCTGCGGATCGGGCCGCCGATCTGGGATCGGCCGTTGGCCAGCCAGGCCGGTTTGTTGGGTCTGGCCGCTTGGCGGTCCGGCGAGACCTTGCCGCCGGACCGGTTAGGCCCTTCCTATTTGCGGCGGGTAGAAGCCGAAGTTCGCCTGGAGGAACGGATTCATGGCCATCAGAGTTGA
- the rplM gene encoding 50S ribosomal protein L13, whose protein sequence is MKTYLAKPEEVQRKWYVIDAEGKTLGRLATAVATILRGKHKPTFTPNVDCGDHVVIINAEKVVLTGNKAEDKVRYTHSQYPGGLKAAKYGDLLKTKPEYALTKTIWGMLPHNRLGRQMIKKLRVYRGSEHPHAAQQPEALEIKA, encoded by the coding sequence ATGAAAACTTACTTGGCTAAGCCCGAGGAGGTTCAGCGCAAATGGTATGTCATTGACGCTGAAGGCAAAACCTTGGGACGTTTGGCAACCGCGGTGGCAACCATCCTGCGCGGCAAACACAAACCTACGTTTACTCCGAATGTGGACTGCGGCGACCATGTCGTCATCATCAACGCCGAAAAGGTTGTCTTAACCGGCAACAAGGCGGAGGACAAGGTCCGTTACACCCACTCCCAGTATCCCGGCGGATTGAAAGCCGCCAAATACGGCGATTTGTTAAAGACCAAACCGGAATATGCGCTCACCAAGACCATCTGGGGAATGCTTCCTCACAATCGCTTAGGCCGGCAAATGATCAAGAAATTGCGAGTTTACCGGGGCAGTGAGCATCCACATGCCGCACAACAACCGGAAGCGCTCGAAATTAAGGCCTGA
- a CDS encoding DMT family transporter, which translates to MAKPSIIGPVAAGIAIALIFGLSFLFTKDALAVLNPFELLAHRFSLAAVFLGILIGLRVIKVRFSRSLLWDLLPLALFQPILYFIGETYGVQLTSASEAGLLIGLIPVGVCILAPKLLGEKTDARNWFYVWLSVAGVGMIVCAGPDARFGARLTGIAALSLAVVSAALYNIWSRRLSCKYAPVEITAVMMSVGALFFNGYYGMVVRPGAASYFNAFSHPAALIALLYLGLLSSVGAFFLVNYRLHHRFLFESDNRGIRRCGSALARRKFQLAPLGGRLLHCGRSMESESDSVIRIVKIF; encoded by the coding sequence GTGGCGAAACCATCGATCATTGGGCCGGTAGCGGCCGGGATAGCGATTGCCCTGATCTTCGGCCTTTCCTTCCTGTTCACCAAGGACGCGCTGGCGGTGTTAAACCCTTTTGAACTGTTGGCGCACAGGTTTTCGCTGGCTGCGGTTTTTTTAGGAATCCTCATCGGGTTGCGGGTGATCAAAGTCCGGTTTTCCCGGAGCTTGCTCTGGGACCTGTTGCCGCTGGCGTTGTTCCAGCCGATCCTCTATTTCATCGGCGAGACCTATGGCGTCCAACTTACCTCAGCCTCGGAAGCCGGCCTGTTGATCGGGCTGATTCCGGTGGGCGTATGCATTCTCGCCCCGAAACTGCTCGGCGAAAAAACCGACGCCCGGAACTGGTTTTATGTCTGGCTCTCCGTGGCGGGGGTGGGGATGATCGTCTGCGCCGGTCCGGACGCGCGATTCGGCGCGCGTCTGACGGGCATCGCCGCTTTATCCCTGGCTGTAGTCAGCGCCGCATTATACAACATCTGGTCACGGCGGCTTTCCTGCAAATACGCTCCGGTCGAGATCACCGCGGTGATGATGAGCGTGGGCGCGCTTTTCTTCAACGGCTATTACGGGATGGTGGTGCGGCCCGGCGCCGCTTCGTATTTCAATGCCTTCAGCCATCCCGCGGCGCTGATCGCCCTGTTGTACCTGGGGCTCTTATCCTCGGTCGGCGCTTTTTTTCTGGTAAACTACAGGCTCCATCACCGCTTCCTTTTTGAATCTGACAACCGTGGTATCCGTCGCTGCGGGAGCGCTCTGGCGCGGCGAAAGTTTCAGCTGGCTCCACTTGGTGGGAGGCTGTTGCATTGTGGCCGGAGTATGGAAAGTGAATCGGATTCGGTCATCCGGATTGTAAAAATTTTTTAA
- a CDS encoding putative glycoside hydrolase, whose amino-acid sequence MARITKLLVVAISLFLMVMVGTGSKAQPDGPGKLVRADASKEVRAWLNRWAIQFPGYGTALAAAAPLPEPAAAPSPGPAPGPAEPPAAMPEPSPAIPLPTLPPTPGPAPEPAIPPEATTRTPVKGIYLTAWMTGSSRFLDRIVQFTRQTEINAVVIDVKDDSGTLSYPSRVQLARETGADWRKYDPRKVLQRLKEHGIYPIARIVTFKDPYLAKRRTELAVRSSQGGLWHDFKGLNWVDPYNKTVWDYNVAVAREAAEYGFKEIQFDYVRFTSDGPIKDCRYPSGDGRAKADVIRDFLKYARRQLSPLGVKVSADVFGLTCSARDDLGIGQVLEKVAEAVDVICPMVYPSHYRKGEYNLPDPDRAPYQTIYQSLTDARRKLAGQNPERPVILRPWLQDFSLRSRYGRAELLAQIKAVEDAGFREYIFWNPSNTYDVNKYRHPSGTEAPPR is encoded by the coding sequence ATGGCCAGGATTACGAAGCTTTTGGTGGTGGCGATCAGCCTTTTTTTAATGGTAATGGTGGGAACGGGCAGCAAAGCGCAGCCCGATGGCCCGGGCAAGCTGGTCCGGGCCGATGCTTCAAAAGAGGTGCGGGCCTGGCTGAACCGTTGGGCGATTCAATTCCCGGGCTATGGAACAGCCTTGGCCGCGGCGGCGCCTTTGCCGGAACCGGCGGCCGCGCCTTCGCCAGGACCGGCACCCGGGCCGGCGGAACCACCCGCCGCGATGCCGGAGCCGAGTCCGGCGATTCCGCTCCCGACGCTGCCGCCGACTCCTGGGCCGGCGCCGGAACCGGCGATTCCACCGGAGGCGACGACCAGGACGCCTGTGAAAGGGATTTATCTGACGGCCTGGATGACCGGGAGTTCCCGCTTTTTGGACCGGATCGTGCAATTCACGCGACAGACCGAGATCAACGCCGTGGTCATCGACGTCAAGGATGACAGCGGGACACTCAGCTACCCCAGCCGGGTGCAGCTGGCCCGGGAGACCGGCGCCGACTGGCGGAAATACGATCCCCGTAAAGTACTGCAGCGATTGAAGGAGCATGGGATTTATCCCATTGCCCGCATTGTAACCTTCAAAGACCCGTATCTGGCGAAACGCCGGACCGAATTGGCCGTCCGGAGCAGCCAGGGCGGGCTATGGCATGATTTTAAAGGCCTCAATTGGGTGGATCCCTACAATAAGACGGTCTGGGATTATAACGTGGCGGTCGCCCGGGAAGCCGCGGAATACGGCTTCAAGGAGATTCAATTCGACTATGTCCGGTTCACCAGCGACGGCCCGATCAAGGATTGCCGCTACCCCAGCGGTGACGGTCGGGCCAAGGCCGACGTGATCCGGGATTTTCTCAAATACGCCCGCCGTCAATTGAGCCCGCTGGGGGTCAAGGTCTCGGCCGATGTCTTTGGGTTGACTTGCTCCGCCCGGGACGATCTGGGCATCGGCCAAGTGCTGGAGAAAGTGGCCGAAGCGGTCGACGTGATCTGCCCGATGGTCTATCCCTCCCACTATCGCAAAGGCGAGTATAACTTGCCCGATCCGGACCGTGCCCCTTATCAGACGATCTATCAAAGCCTCACGGACGCCCGGCGGAAGCTGGCCGGGCAAAACCCGGAACGGCCGGTCATTCTCCGGCCTTGGCTGCAGGATTTTTCGTTGCGCAGCCGTTATGGCCGGGCGGAATTGCTGGCGCAGATCAAGGCGGTTGAGGACGCCGGATTCCGGGAGTATATCTTTTGGAATCCATCCAACACTTATGATGTGAATAAATACCGGCACCCTTCCGGGACCGAAGCCCCGCCCCGGTAA
- a CDS encoding ABC transporter substrate-binding protein produces MLRIGRGYRVGLMLVILFLAGFGLGRLLYQPHFQLGDRSIRLDPRARIHPKKTYHLTVWDYDLPLQRQEYQDYLRRAIRRFQESYPNIRVELKLLDLLDGEKQLAQALRTGDLPDVYCSLYQVPSFDYRWQIPVAPFLTQAELRVFDPTLVKMMSVAGLQCYFPRWTAPVVWIGNRSALEKAGIAVDAIQQTGWTWEDLLQAYERKPGGYRFAAIGGDSGFLGQWVMENRRQSGKAAMAAGLELLERLVRARALPLDYASNAVGRFLNGNTLVLAGARPWLYQFLKAKAPAAAAAPRVEPVLLPGPYRRGGAAWLPVENGVVTVYRNRRTRGEDQIAAAVRLGYFLSTYADSRPWQELMVYPAAAEPRRDWERSAGREYPLGPLLSRTALVNQNRPTGESPAAQSLDDYLTGKKSREELLGQLEGELQAGSF; encoded by the coding sequence ATGTTGAGAATCGGTCGCGGCTATCGGGTGGGCCTGATGCTGGTCATCCTCTTTCTGGCCGGATTCGGGCTGGGAAGGCTCTTGTATCAGCCGCACTTTCAGTTGGGGGACCGCAGTATCCGGTTGGACCCCCGGGCCAGAATCCATCCCAAAAAGACATACCATTTAACGGTCTGGGACTATGACCTGCCACTGCAGCGCCAGGAGTACCAGGATTATCTGCGCCGGGCGATCCGCCGCTTTCAGGAGAGCTACCCCAATATCCGGGTCGAACTGAAGCTGCTGGACCTGCTGGATGGGGAGAAGCAACTGGCCCAAGCCCTGCGGACCGGCGATCTGCCCGATGTCTACTGCTCCTTGTACCAGGTTCCGTCGTTCGACTATCGCTGGCAGATTCCGGTGGCGCCGTTTCTGACCCAAGCGGAGTTACGGGTCTTCGATCCGACCCTGGTGAAGATGATGTCCGTGGCCGGATTGCAGTGTTACTTTCCGCGCTGGACTGCTCCGGTGGTATGGATCGGCAACCGTTCCGCGCTGGAGAAGGCCGGAATCGCGGTCGATGCCATCCAGCAGACCGGCTGGACTTGGGAGGATCTGCTGCAGGCTTACGAAAGAAAGCCGGGCGGCTATCGTTTTGCCGCCATCGGCGGCGACAGCGGGTTTCTCGGCCAATGGGTCATGGAGAACCGGCGCCAGTCGGGGAAGGCTGCCATGGCGGCCGGCCTGGAATTGCTGGAGCGTCTGGTCCGCGCCAGAGCGCTGCCGTTGGACTATGCCAGCAATGCCGTCGGCCGTTTCTTGAATGGCAATACCCTGGTGTTGGCCGGCGCCCGGCCCTGGCTATACCAATTTTTAAAGGCGAAGGCTCCGGCCGCTGCGGCGGCGCCCCGGGTGGAACCGGTACTGCTTCCGGGGCCGTACCGCCGCGGCGGCGCGGCATGGCTGCCGGTGGAGAACGGGGTCGTCACGGTATACCGGAACCGGCGCACCCGGGGCGAGGACCAGATCGCCGCCGCCGTCCGGCTGGGCTACTTTTTGAGCACCTATGCCGACAGCCGGCCCTGGCAGGAACTGATGGTCTACCCGGCCGCTGCGGAACCCCGCCGGGATTGGGAGCGCTCCGCCGGACGGGAGTACCCTTTGGGACCGCTCCTAAGCCGGACCGCGCTCGTCAATCAAAACCGGCCGACCGGCGAGAGCCCGGCGGCGCAATCGCTCGACGACTACCTGACCGGCAAAAAGAGCCGGGAAGAGCTGCTGGGGCAATTGGAGGGCGAGTTGCAGGCCGGCAGCTTCTAA
- the phoU gene encoding phosphate signaling complex protein PhoU, which produces MITTGNNLEQVQRDLLKMGSLVEETMKMAIQALREQDAELARNVIERDDAVDNLQIVIEEEIERAVSAAPPLGFDLKRDFAMIKIVNDLERIGDYATNIAEVVLELKQQHYLKPLVHIPQLAAVSMNMVSTVLKAFVEKDIDLAEAVCKKDEEADNLYDEICDELVRLTGQDMNPQQAYQISRFLLIAEWLERAADHATNIGEETIYILTGKRVKY; this is translated from the coding sequence ATGATCACAACCGGCAACAACTTGGAGCAAGTGCAACGGGATTTGTTAAAGATGGGAAGCCTGGTTGAGGAGACTATGAAAATGGCCATCCAGGCGCTTCGGGAGCAAGACGCCGAACTCGCGCGCAACGTCATCGAACGGGATGATGCGGTTGATAATCTGCAGATCGTGATCGAGGAGGAGATCGAGCGGGCCGTTTCCGCCGCGCCGCCGCTGGGATTCGATCTCAAGCGGGATTTCGCCATGATCAAGATTGTCAACGATCTGGAACGAATCGGCGATTATGCCACCAACATCGCCGAGGTGGTGCTGGAGCTAAAGCAGCAGCACTATCTGAAACCCTTGGTCCATATTCCGCAATTGGCGGCAGTTTCCATGAATATGGTCTCCACCGTTTTGAAGGCGTTTGTCGAAAAGGACATCGATCTGGCCGAAGCGGTCTGCAAAAAGGATGAAGAGGCCGATAACCTGTATGACGAAATCTGTGACGAATTGGTGCGACTGACGGGCCAGGATATGAACCCGCAGCAGGCCTACCAGATCTCCCGTTTCCTCCTGATCGCCGAATGGCTGGAACGGGCGGCCGATCATGCCACCAATATCGGAGAAGAAACCATTTACATCCTGACCGGAAAACGGGTCAAGTATTAA
- the rpsI gene encoding 30S ribosomal protein S9, with amino-acid sequence MPRTKKTAKTVYYGTGRRKCSVAKVRLVSGQGNVIVNGKPIGDYFGRKMLELVVKQPLEITNTESKYDVLVSVHGGGVSGQAGAVRHGIARALLKVEDEFRSPLKKAGFLTRDPRMKERRKYGLKKARKAPQFSKR; translated from the coding sequence ATGCCACGCACCAAAAAAACTGCTAAAACCGTTTATTATGGAACCGGTCGGAGAAAATGTTCGGTCGCCAAAGTACGTTTGGTTTCCGGGCAAGGAAACGTCATCGTCAACGGCAAACCGATCGGCGATTATTTTGGCCGGAAGATGCTGGAATTGGTCGTCAAACAACCGCTGGAGATCACCAATACCGAATCCAAGTACGATGTGCTGGTCTCGGTTCACGGCGGCGGAGTCAGCGGCCAAGCCGGCGCGGTCCGTCACGGCATTGCCCGGGCGCTCTTGAAGGTGGAGGATGAGTTCCGTTCGCCTTTGAAGAAAGCCGGTTTCCTGACCCGCGACCCGCGGATGAAAGAACGCCGTAAGTACGGTCTGAAGAAAGCCCGTAAGGCGCCGCAATTCTCCAAACGTTAA
- a CDS encoding L,D-transpeptidase family protein, whose amino-acid sequence MRRRYLLAFIPILVLGWLMVRPAPAAENRSITCEDGEEFTLEEQIPADSSNTPVATTDKIVVDTRRLRLEFYRDNVLVRSYPVAIGTADTPTPVGEWRVIHKGGNWGDGFGARWIGINVPWGIYGIHGTNKPYSIGSRASHGCIRMLNPHVIELYSMVKVGTPVYINGTLPKVSPRVQMSKKNTGRDILVMQYRLRQLGFDPGWADARFGEQMEQAVKRMQYFFGLTPTGRITMVEQYFLGMR is encoded by the coding sequence TTGCGGCGGAGGTATCTCCTGGCCTTCATTCCTATCCTCGTCCTGGGATGGCTCATGGTCCGTCCGGCGCCGGCGGCGGAGAACCGCTCCATCACCTGCGAGGACGGAGAGGAATTCACCCTGGAGGAGCAGATCCCGGCCGATTCTTCGAATACCCCGGTCGCGACCACGGATAAGATCGTGGTGGATACGAGGCGGTTGCGGCTCGAATTTTACCGCGACAATGTCCTGGTGCGATCCTATCCGGTGGCGATCGGCACGGCCGACACTCCCACCCCGGTCGGCGAATGGCGGGTTATTCACAAAGGGGGGAATTGGGGGGACGGGTTTGGCGCGCGTTGGATCGGAATCAATGTTCCGTGGGGGATTTATGGGATTCACGGCACCAATAAGCCGTATTCCATCGGTTCCAGGGCCAGCCATGGGTGCATCAGGATGCTCAATCCCCATGTGATCGAGCTCTACTCCATGGTGAAAGTGGGTACTCCCGTTTATATCAACGGCACTCTACCGAAAGTCAGTCCCCGGGTCCAGATGAGCAAGAAGAATACCGGCCGGGATATATTGGTGATGCAATACCGCCTGCGCCAATTGGGCTTCGATCCCGGCTGGGCCGACGCCCGGTTCGGAGAACAGATGGAACAGGCGGTCAAACGGATGCAGTACTTCTTCGGACTGACCCCGACCGGGCGAATCACCATGGTGGAGCAGTATTTCCTGGGGATGCGCTAA